The following are encoded together in the Bradyrhizobium genosp. L genome:
- a CDS encoding branched-chain amino acid ABC transporter permease — protein sequence MYLVVEQLLNGLQFGLLLFLLAAGLTLVFGIMDFVNLAHGSLYMMGAYFAATFVAWTGSFVLGALLALGATLLLGIVLEYVALRHLYGRDHLDQVLATFGLILFFNDAVRLIWGPAGLALPLPTWLTVPVQIIPGVYYPAYRLAIITVALAVAALLYLVVMRTRIGMLIRAGASNREMIGALGINIKLLFTLVFGLGAALAGLAGLMQAPILTVQIGMGENILILAFVIIVIGGIGSIRGAFMAALFVGIIDTMGRAFLPDLLRKVLSGAAASTAAPALSSMLIYLLMAIILVVRPEGLFPAAKR from the coding sequence ATGTATCTCGTCGTCGAACAACTCCTGAACGGCCTGCAATTCGGCCTGCTGCTGTTCCTGCTCGCAGCCGGCCTGACGCTGGTGTTCGGCATCATGGACTTCGTCAACCTGGCGCACGGCTCGCTCTATATGATGGGCGCCTATTTCGCGGCGACCTTCGTGGCCTGGACCGGCAGCTTCGTGCTCGGCGCGCTGCTGGCGCTGGGGGCCACACTGCTGCTCGGCATTGTCCTGGAATATGTCGCGCTCCGGCATCTCTATGGCCGCGACCATCTCGACCAGGTGCTCGCGACCTTCGGCTTGATCCTGTTCTTCAACGATGCCGTCCGCCTGATCTGGGGACCGGCCGGCCTCGCGCTGCCGTTGCCGACCTGGCTGACGGTCCCCGTGCAGATCATTCCGGGCGTGTACTATCCAGCCTACCGCCTTGCGATCATCACGGTGGCGCTCGCGGTCGCGGCGCTGCTCTATCTCGTCGTGATGCGCACCCGCATCGGCATGCTGATCCGCGCCGGCGCCTCCAACCGCGAGATGATCGGCGCGCTCGGCATCAACATCAAGCTGCTGTTCACGCTGGTGTTCGGCCTGGGCGCCGCGCTCGCCGGCCTCGCCGGCCTGATGCAGGCGCCGATCCTCACCGTGCAGATCGGCATGGGCGAGAACATCCTGATCCTCGCCTTCGTCATCATCGTGATCGGTGGCATCGGCTCGATCCGTGGCGCGTTCATGGCCGCGCTCTTCGTCGGCATCATCGACACGATGGGCCGCGCCTTCCTGCCCGACCTCTTGCGCAAGGTTTTGAGCGGTGCGGCGGCCTCGACCGCGGCGCCGGCGCTGTCGTCGATGCTGATCTATCTGCTGATGGCGATCATCCTCGTGGTCCGGCCTGAAGGGCTGTTTCCGGCGGCGAAACGATGA
- a CDS encoding branched-chain amino acid ABC transporter permease, with amino-acid sequence MMPKLNVANAVVALLCAALVLLPVYSALTGNIFILTLFTRIVIFALAAASLNLIMGYGGMMSFGHAAYLGIGGYAVGILAAEGIGSGFIQWPVALVVSALFALVIGALSLRTRGVYFIMITLAFAQMAYYITSGLSRYGGDDGLTVYKRSDFGGLINLSDRTQFYYLCLACLFGGISLIWRIVNSRFGLVVQGVRSNEQRMQAIGFHANRYRLVCFVIAGTICGLAGALLANNTDFVSPAVMYWTRSGDLMVMVILGGMGSLFGPVIGAIVYLLLEELLSQFTEFSGLVLGPVLLLIVVFARGGIMGLLGRMSRA; translated from the coding sequence ATGATGCCCAAGCTCAACGTCGCCAATGCCGTCGTGGCGCTGCTGTGCGCCGCCCTGGTCCTGCTGCCGGTCTATTCGGCGCTGACCGGCAACATCTTCATCCTCACGCTGTTCACCCGGATCGTGATCTTCGCGCTGGCGGCCGCGAGCCTCAATCTGATCATGGGCTATGGCGGCATGATGAGCTTCGGCCACGCCGCCTATCTCGGCATCGGCGGCTATGCGGTCGGCATCCTCGCCGCCGAGGGCATCGGCTCCGGCTTCATCCAGTGGCCGGTCGCGCTCGTGGTGTCCGCACTGTTCGCGCTGGTGATCGGCGCGCTCTCGCTGCGCACCCGCGGCGTCTACTTCATCATGATCACGCTGGCCTTTGCCCAGATGGCCTACTACATCACCTCCGGCCTATCCCGCTATGGCGGCGACGATGGCCTGACCGTCTACAAACGCAGCGATTTCGGCGGCCTGATCAACCTGTCGGACCGCACGCAATTCTATTACCTCTGCCTCGCCTGCCTGTTCGGCGGCATCTCACTGATCTGGCGGATCGTCAATTCGCGCTTCGGCCTGGTGGTGCAGGGCGTCCGCTCCAACGAACAGCGCATGCAGGCGATCGGCTTCCACGCCAATCGCTACCGCCTGGTTTGCTTCGTCATCGCAGGGACCATCTGCGGTCTCGCCGGTGCGCTGCTCGCCAACAACACCGATTTCGTCAGCCCGGCCGTGATGTACTGGACCCGCTCCGGCGATCTTATGGTGATGGTGATCCTGGGCGGCATGGGTTCGCTGTTCGGGCCCGTGATCGGCGCGATCGTCTATCTCCTGCTCGAGGAACTGCTGTCGCAGTTCACCGAATTTTCGGGGCTGGTCCTCGGCCCCGTCCTGCTGCTGATCGTCGTGTTCGCGCGCGGCGGCATCATGGGCCTGCTCGGGAGGATGAGCCGTGCCTAA
- a CDS encoding benzoate-CoA ligase family protein encodes MTYNAVSWLLDRNVDEGRGDKIVFDDTVSQLTYGGLQRQTRRVGNMLRRLGVRREERVAMIMLDTVDFPTVFLGAIRAGVVPVPLNTLLTAEQYAYILGDCRARVLFISEALLPVVKDVVTRMPDLEHVIVSGKEAHGHKRLSDEIAREGDVFATAPTHADEPAFWLYSSGSTGMPKGVRHLHSNLAATAETYARQVLGIREDDVGLSAAKLFFAYGLGNALTFPMSVGATTVLNSERPTPAVMFALLNKYHPSIFFGVPTLFAAMLNDEAMKAQSGGDRLRVCTSAGEALPESVGNAWRARFGVDILDGVGSTELLHIFLSNAPGDIKYGCSGRPVPGYKVRLVNELGAEVADGEVGELLVDAPSAGESYWNQRAKSRATFEGPWTRTGDKYIRDAEGRYTFCGRADDMFKVSGIWVSPFEVESALITHPAVLEAAVVPEADPEGLLKPKAFVVLRPESTADGLHEALKEHVKQKIGPWKYPRWIDVVESLPKTATGKIQRFKLRDGAQ; translated from the coding sequence ATGACTTATAACGCAGTCTCCTGGCTGCTCGACCGCAATGTCGATGAAGGCCGCGGCGACAAGATCGTGTTCGACGACACGGTGTCCCAACTCACCTATGGCGGGTTGCAGCGGCAGACCCGGCGGGTCGGCAACATGCTGCGCCGGCTCGGCGTCCGCCGCGAAGAGCGCGTCGCCATGATCATGCTGGATACGGTCGATTTCCCGACCGTGTTCCTGGGGGCGATCCGCGCCGGCGTGGTGCCGGTGCCGCTCAACACGCTGCTGACCGCGGAGCAATACGCCTACATCCTCGGCGATTGCCGGGCGCGCGTGCTGTTCATCTCCGAGGCGCTGCTGCCGGTGGTGAAGGACGTCGTCACGCGCATGCCCGACCTCGAGCATGTGATCGTCTCCGGCAAGGAGGCGCACGGCCACAAGAGGCTTTCCGACGAGATCGCGCGCGAAGGTGACGTGTTCGCGACCGCGCCGACCCATGCCGACGAGCCGGCATTCTGGCTCTATTCGTCGGGCTCGACCGGCATGCCGAAGGGCGTGCGCCATCTGCATTCCAATCTCGCCGCGACGGCGGAGACTTATGCCAGGCAGGTGCTTGGGATCCGCGAGGACGATGTCGGGCTGTCGGCGGCAAAGCTGTTCTTCGCTTACGGCCTCGGCAACGCGCTGACCTTCCCGATGTCGGTCGGCGCCACCACGGTGCTCAATTCCGAGCGTCCGACGCCGGCGGTGATGTTCGCGCTGCTGAACAAGTATCATCCCAGCATCTTCTTCGGCGTGCCGACCCTGTTCGCGGCGATGCTGAACGACGAGGCGATGAAGGCGCAAAGCGGCGGCGATCGGCTGCGGGTCTGCACCTCGGCCGGCGAGGCGCTGCCGGAATCGGTCGGTAACGCCTGGCGCGCGCGGTTCGGCGTCGACATCCTCGACGGCGTCGGCTCGACCGAACTGCTGCACATCTTCCTGTCGAATGCGCCTGGCGACATCAAGTACGGCTGCTCCGGCCGCCCGGTGCCCGGCTACAAGGTGCGGCTGGTCAACGAATTGGGTGCCGAGGTCGCCGATGGCGAAGTCGGCGAGCTGCTGGTCGATGCGCCATCCGCCGGCGAGAGCTACTGGAACCAGCGCGCCAAGAGCCGCGCCACCTTCGAAGGGCCGTGGACCCGCACCGGCGACAAATACATCCGCGATGCCGAGGGCCGCTACACCTTCTGCGGCCGCGCCGACGACATGTTCAAGGTCTCCGGCATCTGGGTCTCGCCGTTCGAGGTCGAGAGCGCGCTGATCACCCATCCCGCGGTGCTGGAAGCCGCCGTGGTGCCGGAGGCCGATCCGGAAGGGCTGCTGAAGCCGAAAGCGTTCGTGGTGCTGCGGCCGGAGAGCACGGCCGACGGTCTGCATGAGGCGCTGAAGGAGCACGTCAAGCAGAAGATCGGCCCATGGAAGTATCCGCGCTGGATCGATGTGGTGGAGTCCTTGCCGAAGACGGCGACGGGAAAGATCCAGCGATTCAAACTGCGCGATGGCGCGCAATAA
- a CDS encoding helix-turn-helix transcriptional regulator encodes MTADPDPETAFLEQLGQRVRTTRALRGMSRKVLAKVSGISERYIAQLESGKGNVSIVLLRRVAGAMAAHLEDLIPSAEPAPDWAVIRDLLRKASPSQIAQAKDILAGSSPLAPRRASFSGIALIGLRGAGKTTLGRMLAKKIGWSFVELNKEIEAQNGLSVAEIIALYGQEGFRRMEQAALTQLLARKELMVLATGGGIVSEPLTFDLILSSFYTIWLKAEPEEHMARVRRQGDLRPMADDRSAMAELRNILVSREPLYARASAVVDTAGLSVDAAAARLIDSVRPVLQNEARSFGLRSVAL; translated from the coding sequence ATGACCGCAGACCCCGATCCGGAAACTGCCTTCCTCGAACAGCTTGGCCAGCGTGTGCGCACGACGCGCGCGCTCCGCGGCATGTCGCGCAAGGTGCTGGCAAAAGTCTCCGGCATCTCCGAACGCTACATCGCCCAGCTCGAAAGCGGCAAAGGGAATGTCTCGATCGTGCTGCTGCGCCGTGTCGCAGGCGCGATGGCCGCGCATCTCGAAGATCTCATTCCGTCCGCCGAGCCTGCGCCCGACTGGGCCGTCATCCGCGACCTGCTGCGCAAGGCCTCGCCGAGCCAGATCGCGCAGGCCAAGGACATCCTCGCCGGCAGCAGCCCGTTGGCGCCGCGCCGCGCCTCGTTCTCCGGCATCGCGCTGATAGGCTTGCGCGGCGCCGGCAAGACCACGCTCGGCCGCATGCTGGCAAAGAAGATCGGCTGGAGTTTTGTCGAGCTCAACAAGGAGATCGAGGCGCAGAACGGGCTCTCCGTCGCCGAGATCATCGCGCTCTACGGCCAGGAAGGCTTTCGCCGCATGGAGCAGGCCGCGTTGACGCAATTGCTGGCGCGGAAGGAATTGATGGTGCTGGCGACCGGCGGCGGCATCGTCTCGGAGCCGCTGACCTTCGATCTGATCCTGTCGTCGTTCTATACGATCTGGCTGAAGGCCGAGCCCGAAGAGCACATGGCCCGCGTGCGTCGTCAAGGTGATCTGCGCCCGATGGCCGACGACCGCTCGGCGATGGCGGAACTGCGCAACATCCTGGTCAGCCGCGAGCCACTGTACGCGCGGGCGTCGGCGGTGGTCGACACCGCGGGGCTGTCGGTCGATGCGGCGGCGGCGCGGCTGATCGATTCGGTGCGGCCGGTGCTACAGAACGAGGCGCGCAGCTTCGGCCTGCGCAGCGTGGCGCTTTAA
- a CDS encoding ABC transporter ATP-binding protein — protein sequence MAEPLLRVDNLVRRYGGITATDNLSMEVVPGELHAIIGPNGAGKTTLISQLTGQVMPNSGAIYFGGRDVTHLPSYKRSRLGLARSFQITSLLKDFSALDNVALAAQAHDGHSFRFWGNARKEKPLRETARAALERVGLGARADVVVSQLSHGEQRELELAVALATKPQLLLLDEPMAGLGVTESARMVALLKELRKEVTIVLVEHDMEAVFALADRITVLVYGRVIACDVPDAIRKHDEVKRAYLGEQHAVTRHG from the coding sequence TTGGCTGAACCCTTGCTCCGCGTCGACAATCTGGTCCGCCGTTACGGCGGCATCACCGCGACCGACAATCTGTCGATGGAAGTCGTGCCGGGCGAGCTGCACGCCATCATCGGTCCCAACGGCGCCGGCAAGACCACTTTGATCAGCCAGCTCACCGGCCAGGTGATGCCGAATTCCGGTGCCATCTATTTCGGCGGCCGCGACGTCACGCATCTGCCGTCCTACAAGCGCTCCAGGCTCGGGCTGGCGCGCTCGTTCCAGATCACCTCGCTGCTGAAGGATTTTTCCGCGCTCGACAATGTCGCGCTGGCGGCGCAGGCGCATGACGGCCACTCCTTCCGCTTCTGGGGCAACGCGCGCAAGGAGAAGCCGCTGCGCGAGACCGCGCGCGCTGCGTTGGAGCGCGTCGGGCTCGGTGCGCGCGCCGATGTCGTGGTGTCGCAATTGAGCCATGGCGAGCAGCGCGAGCTCGAGCTTGCGGTCGCGCTCGCGACCAAGCCGCAGCTCCTGCTGCTGGACGAGCCGATGGCCGGCCTCGGTGTCACGGAATCGGCGCGGATGGTCGCGCTGCTCAAGGAGCTGCGCAAGGAAGTCACCATCGTGCTGGTCGAGCACGACATGGAGGCGGTGTTCGCGCTCGCCGACCGCATCACGGTGCTGGTCTATGGCCGCGTCATCGCCTGCGACGTGCCGGATGCGATCCGCAAGCATGACGAGGTCAAGCGCGCCTATCTCGGCGAGCAGCACGCGGTGACGCGCCATGGCTGA
- a CDS encoding alpha/beta fold hydrolase has product MQNLTSNGFLSIDAAELEYRRLGPSPDTAPTIVMLHEGLGSVGLWGDFPEKLQAATGAGVFVYSRAGYGASSPVTLPRPVDYMHREALDVLPKLLDAIGFRRGLLVGHSDGASIAAIYAGAHQDHRLHGIALLAPHFIVEDISVASIAEIKTAYETTNLKEKLARWHKDVDNAFHGWNGAWLDPKFRDWDISEYLAYIRVPVLIVQGADDQYGTMRQVEIAQEECYCPVDVVAIPGAGHSPHREASAVTLQAVTEFALAALRDDRTLAA; this is encoded by the coding sequence ATGCAGAACTTGACCTCCAACGGCTTCCTCTCCATCGACGCCGCCGAGCTCGAATACCGCAGGCTCGGTCCATCACCCGACACCGCCCCCACCATCGTGATGCTGCACGAAGGCCTCGGCTCGGTCGGCCTGTGGGGCGACTTCCCCGAAAAACTGCAGGCGGCGACCGGTGCCGGCGTGTTCGTCTATTCACGCGCCGGCTATGGCGCATCGTCGCCGGTGACGCTGCCGCGGCCGGTCGACTACATGCATCGCGAGGCGCTCGATGTGTTGCCGAAACTGCTCGATGCAATCGGCTTCCGCCGCGGCCTACTGGTCGGTCATTCCGACGGCGCCTCGATCGCGGCGATCTATGCCGGCGCGCATCAGGATCATCGCCTGCACGGCATCGCGCTGCTCGCGCCGCATTTCATCGTCGAGGACATTTCGGTAGCCTCGATCGCCGAGATCAAGACGGCGTACGAGACCACCAATCTGAAGGAGAAGCTGGCGCGCTGGCACAAGGACGTCGACAATGCCTTCCATGGCTGGAACGGCGCCTGGCTCGATCCGAAATTCCGCGATTGGGATATCTCCGAATATCTCGCCTATATCCGCGTGCCCGTGCTGATCGTGCAGGGCGCCGATGATCAATACGGCACGATGCGCCAGGTCGAGATCGCGCAAGAAGAGTGCTACTGCCCGGTGGACGTCGTGGCGATCCCGGGTGCCGGCCACTCGCCGCACCGCGAGGCTTCGGCGGTGACCCTGCAGGCGGTCA
- a CDS encoding IclR family transcriptional regulator domain-containing protein, whose amino-acid sequence MPKLKRDDQDERATDFVESLDRGLRLLQVFGTVSGPATLSDLARAADLPRATARRILFTLAHGGFVATDGKLFTLTPHVLTLAGAFLQSNQVVTVLQPVLDRIATAAQEIASLALLDGDDVVFVARSSPTRVFSAGLDIGYRLPAFCTSVGRAMLGRLDDAELATRLKATRREAVTPQTVTDPKKLLATVIADRAQGYSLVDREAEPHFRSISVPVRRYDGTIVAAINMGAHVDRVPKQELIDRFLPLLREGAEDVKSRLL is encoded by the coding sequence ATGCCAAAGCTCAAGCGCGACGATCAGGACGAGCGCGCCACCGATTTCGTCGAGAGCCTCGATCGCGGCCTGCGGCTGCTGCAAGTGTTCGGCACCGTCTCAGGACCGGCGACGCTGAGCGACCTGGCGCGCGCCGCCGACCTGCCGCGCGCCACGGCGCGCCGCATCCTGTTCACGCTCGCGCATGGCGGCTTCGTCGCCACCGACGGCAAGCTATTCACGCTGACGCCGCACGTGCTGACATTGGCCGGCGCGTTCCTGCAATCCAACCAGGTGGTGACGGTGCTGCAGCCGGTGCTCGACCGCATCGCCACCGCGGCGCAGGAGATCGCCTCGCTCGCGCTGCTCGACGGCGACGATGTCGTGTTCGTGGCGCGGTCCAGCCCGACCCGGGTGTTCTCCGCTGGCCTCGATATCGGTTACCGCCTGCCGGCGTTCTGCACCTCCGTCGGTCGCGCCATGCTCGGCCGTCTCGACGATGCCGAGCTCGCGACGCGGCTGAAGGCGACGCGCCGCGAAGCGGTGACGCCGCAGACCGTGACCGATCCGAAGAAGCTGCTCGCCACCGTCATCGCCGATCGCGCGCAGGGCTACTCGCTGGTCGATCGCGAAGCCGAACCGCACTTCCGCTCGATCTCGGTCCCGGTGCGCCGCTACGACGGCACCATCGTCGCCGCCATCAACATGGGCGCCCATGTCGATCGTGTGCCCAAGCAGGAGCTGATCGACCGCTTCCTGCCGCTGCTCCGTGAGGGGGCGGAGGACGTGAAGAGCAGGTTGTTGTGA
- a CDS encoding glutamine synthetase family protein, producing the protein MSFVERHGLWSDEQKDAALRLRRVVEEKNLEVVRLSFPDQHGILRGKTLIASEALRALESGCSITTSLLAKDTSHKTVFPVFSAGGGFGMKEMEGAADVLMVADPTTFRVLPWAQNTGWLLCDLHFGDGRPVPFATRNLYRKVLDQLTRRGYDFVAGLEVEFHLFKLDDAHMAPDDAGQPGRPPDVSLLWHGYQYLSEQRYDLMEPALESIRRDIIALGLPLRSVELEFGPSQCEFTFAPTVGLTPADTMVLFRSAVKQIARRHGHHATFMCRPKLPNVFASGWHLHQSLVSRASGANAFMANETGEPLSAFGRAWLAGLIEHARASTVFTTPTINGYKRYRSYSLAPDRAIWGRDNRGVMIRVLGSAGDPATRLENRIGEPAANPYLYMASQILSGLDGVDRKLDPGPSADMPYETKAALLPKSLREAVFALDDDPFFREALGPEFVDYYVHIKNAEIERFQAEVTDWEQREYFEMF; encoded by the coding sequence GTGAGTTTCGTGGAGCGCCACGGGTTATGGTCGGACGAGCAGAAGGACGCGGCACTGCGCCTCCGTCGCGTCGTCGAGGAGAAGAACCTCGAAGTTGTCAGGCTGTCCTTTCCCGACCAGCACGGCATCCTGCGCGGCAAGACATTGATCGCCTCCGAAGCGCTGCGCGCGCTGGAGAGCGGCTGCTCCATCACCACGTCGCTGCTCGCCAAGGACACCTCGCACAAGACGGTGTTCCCGGTGTTCAGCGCCGGCGGCGGCTTCGGCATGAAGGAGATGGAGGGCGCGGCCGACGTGCTGATGGTCGCCGACCCCACCACGTTCCGTGTGCTGCCCTGGGCGCAAAACACCGGCTGGCTGCTCTGCGACCTGCATTTCGGCGACGGCCGCCCGGTGCCGTTCGCGACCCGCAACCTCTATCGCAAGGTGCTCGATCAGCTGACGCGCCGCGGTTACGACTTCGTTGCAGGCCTCGAAGTCGAATTCCATCTGTTCAAGCTCGACGATGCGCACATGGCGCCTGACGATGCCGGCCAGCCCGGGCGGCCGCCCGATGTCAGCCTGCTGTGGCACGGCTACCAGTATCTGTCCGAGCAGCGCTACGACCTGATGGAGCCGGCGCTGGAGAGCATCCGCCGCGACATCATCGCGCTCGGCCTGCCGCTGCGCTCGGTCGAGCTCGAGTTCGGCCCGAGCCAGTGCGAATTCACCTTTGCGCCCACCGTGGGGCTCACGCCGGCCGACACCATGGTGCTGTTCCGCTCGGCAGTGAAGCAGATCGCGCGCCGCCACGGCCATCACGCCACCTTCATGTGCCGGCCGAAGCTGCCGAACGTGTTCGCCAGCGGATGGCACCTGCATCAATCGCTGGTGTCACGCGCAAGCGGCGCGAATGCCTTCATGGCGAACGAGACCGGCGAGCCGCTCAGCGCATTCGGCCGCGCCTGGCTTGCCGGCCTGATCGAGCACGCGCGCGCATCGACCGTGTTCACGACGCCGACCATCAACGGCTACAAGCGCTATCGCTCCTATTCGCTGGCGCCGGATCGCGCGATCTGGGGCCGCGACAACCGCGGCGTGATGATCCGCGTGCTCGGCAGCGCAGGCGATCCGGCGACACGGCTGGAGAACCGGATCGGCGAGCCGGCCGCGAACCCCTATCTCTACATGGCCTCACAAATCCTCTCCGGCCTCGACGGCGTCGATCGCAAGCTCGATCCCGGACCGTCAGCCGACATGCCCTACGAGACCAAGGCTGCGCTGCTGCCGAAGTCGCTGCGCGAGGCGGTGTTCGCGCTCGACGACGATCCGTTCTTCCGTGAGGCGCTGGGGCCGGAGTTCGTGGACTATTATGTCCACATCAAGAACGCGGAGATCGAGCGTTTCCAGGCCGAGGTGACGGACTGGGAGCAGCGCGAATATTTCGAGATGTTTTGA
- a CDS encoding aromatic ring-hydroxylating dioxygenase subunit alpha yields MMSQEANDLITRVGRKDPCGKLMRKYWQPAALVDELQGERPVRPVKLLGENLVLFRDKDGCYGLIDRHCAHRGADLAFGRLEHGGLRCAFHGWLFDASGQCIETPAEPVGSQLCKGIKQRAYPVVEKSGILWAWLGEGEPPSFPELDCFVAPDSHTFAFKGHWGCNWLQALEVGIDPSHASFLHRFFEDEDTSTGYGKQFRGASEGTDMPMTRIMREFDRPIINVEHTEYGLRLITLRQIDDERTHVRVTNQVFPHGFVLPMSTEMTITQWHVPVDDENCYWYAIFTSFTAPVDKQKMREQRLELYELPDYTSRKNRSNDYGFDPHEQATATYTGMGADINVHDQWAVESMGAIQDRTNEHLGQSDKAIVQYRRLLRQEIEKVAGGETPILVLDAASARSIQGPATMDGIGPTQGWELYWMEVDVKRRRGAPWAAPVPREIADNVHRLTAAE; encoded by the coding sequence ATGATGAGCCAGGAAGCGAACGATCTGATCACCCGTGTCGGCCGCAAGGACCCCTGCGGCAAGCTGATGCGGAAGTACTGGCAGCCGGCGGCGCTGGTGGACGAATTGCAGGGCGAGCGCCCGGTGCGCCCGGTCAAACTGCTCGGCGAGAACCTGGTGCTGTTCCGCGACAAGGACGGCTGCTACGGGCTGATCGATCGCCACTGCGCGCATCGCGGCGCCGACCTCGCCTTCGGCCGGCTGGAGCATGGCGGGCTGCGCTGCGCCTTCCACGGCTGGCTGTTCGACGCCAGCGGCCAGTGCATCGAGACGCCGGCCGAGCCGGTCGGATCGCAGCTCTGCAAGGGCATCAAGCAGCGCGCCTATCCGGTGGTCGAGAAGAGCGGCATCCTCTGGGCCTGGCTCGGCGAAGGCGAGCCGCCGTCGTTTCCCGAGCTCGATTGTTTCGTCGCGCCCGACAGCCACACCTTTGCGTTCAAGGGACATTGGGGCTGCAACTGGCTGCAGGCGCTCGAGGTCGGCATCGACCCGTCGCACGCCTCCTTCCTGCATCGCTTCTTCGAGGACGAGGATACGTCGACCGGCTACGGCAAGCAGTTCCGCGGCGCCTCCGAAGGCACCGACATGCCGATGACCAGGATCATGCGCGAGTTCGATCGGCCCATCATCAATGTCGAGCACACCGAATACGGGCTGCGCCTGATCACGCTGCGCCAGATCGACGACGAGCGCACCCATGTGCGGGTGACCAACCAGGTCTTCCCGCACGGCTTCGTGCTGCCGATGTCGACCGAGATGACGATCACGCAGTGGCACGTGCCGGTCGATGACGAGAACTGCTACTGGTATGCGATCTTCACCAGCTTCACCGCGCCGGTCGACAAGCAGAAGATGCGCGAGCAGCGGCTCGAGCTCTATGAGCTGCCGGACTACACCTCGCGCAAGAACCGGTCGAACGACTACGGCTTCGACCCGCACGAGCAGGCGACCGCGACCTATACCGGCATGGGCGCCGACATCAACGTGCACGACCAGTGGGCGGTGGAATCGATGGGCGCGATCCAGGATCGCACCAACGAGCATCTCGGCCAGAGCGACAAGGCGATCGTGCAGTATCGCCGCCTGCTGCGGCAGGAGATCGAGAAGGTCGCGGGCGGCGAAACGCCGATCCTGGTCCTCGATGCGGCCTCGGCGCGCAGCATCCAGGGCCCGGCGACGATGGACGGCATCGGCCCGACCCAGGGCTGGGAGCTCTACTGGATGGAGGTCGACGTCAAGCGCCGCCGCGGCGCGCCCTGGGCGGCGCCCGTGCCGCGCGAGATCGCCGACAATGTGCATCGTTTGACGGCGGCTGAGTGA
- a CDS encoding ABC transporter ATP-binding protein codes for MAEPRMAETLLEVDAIETCYGLSQVLFGLSLRIKSGEMVALMGRNGMGKTTTIRSIMGLTPARSGAIRFAGEAVRGMPSYRIAKLGIGLVPEGRQIFPNLTVRENLVAASGNRQGASDPWTLEKIHALFPRLAERTSNMGVTLSGGEQQMLAIGRALMTNPRLLILDEATEGLAPLIRDEIWSCLSMLKGRGQSVLVIDKNVENLSRIADRHYIIERGKTVWSGTSEQLIAEPDLQHKYLGI; via the coding sequence ATGGCTGAACCCAGAATGGCTGAGACGTTGCTGGAAGTCGACGCGATCGAGACCTGCTATGGCCTGAGCCAGGTGCTGTTCGGCCTGTCGCTGCGGATCAAGTCCGGCGAAATGGTCGCCCTGATGGGCCGCAACGGCATGGGCAAGACCACGACCATCCGCTCGATCATGGGCCTGACCCCGGCACGATCAGGCGCCATCCGATTCGCCGGCGAAGCCGTGCGCGGCATGCCGTCCTACAGGATCGCAAAACTCGGCATCGGCCTGGTGCCCGAGGGACGCCAGATCTTTCCGAACCTCACCGTGCGCGAGAACCTCGTCGCCGCCTCGGGCAATCGCCAGGGTGCATCCGACCCGTGGACGCTCGAAAAAATCCACGCCCTGTTCCCGCGGCTCGCCGAGCGCACCAGCAACATGGGTGTCACGCTGTCCGGCGGCGAGCAGCAGATGCTCGCGATCGGCCGCGCGCTGATGACCAACCCAAGGCTCCTGATCCTCGACGAGGCGACTGAAGGCCTTGCGCCGCTGATCCGCGACGAGATCTGGAGCTGCCTGTCGATGCTGAAGGGCCGCGGGCAGTCGGTGCTCGTGATCGACAAGAACGTCGAGAACCTCTCGCGCATCGCCGACCGCCATTACATCATCGAGCGCGGCAAGACGGTGTGGAGCGGCACAAGCGAGCAGCTGATCGCCGAGCCGGATTTGCAGCATAAGTATCTTGGGATTTAA